A window of the Tachyglossus aculeatus isolate mTacAcu1 chromosome 2, mTacAcu1.pri, whole genome shotgun sequence genome harbors these coding sequences:
- the NXPH1 gene encoding neurexophilin-1, with protein MRSVSCWLFLLFLQPAADPVTCANLTNGGKSEAGKPGNARSTLKHIWPESSKDLSISRLLSQTFRDKENETDLDLHYDAPQPYSEQDLWDWLRNSSDPQEPRPRSKRRPIVKTGKFKKMFGWGDFHSNIKTVKLNLLITGKIVDHGNGTFSVYFRHNSTGQGNVSVSLVPPTKIVEFDVAQQSVIDAKDSKSFNCRVEYEKVDRATKNTLCNYDPSKTCYQEQTQSHVSWLCSKPFKVICIYISFYSTDYKLVQKVCPDYNYHSDTPYFPSG; from the coding sequence GTCACCTGCGCCAACCTAACGAATGGCGGCAAGTCGGAGGCCGGGAAGCCCGGGAACGCCAGGTCCACCCTGAAGCACATCTGGCCGGAGAGCAGCAAGGATCTCTCCATCAGCCGGctcctctcccagaccttccGAGACAAGGAGAATGAGACGGATCTGGACCTCCACTACGACGCCCCCCAACCTTACTCGGAACAAGACCTGTGGGATTGGCTGAGGAACTCCTCCGACCCCCAGGAGCCCCGGCCCCGCTCCAAGAGGAGGCCCATCGTCAAGACGGGGAAGTTCAAGAAGATGTTCGGCTGGGGCGACTTCCACTCCAACATCAAAACGGTCAAGCTCAACCTGCTGATCACCGGCAAGATCGTCGACCACGGCAACGGCACCTTCAGCGTCTACTTCCGCCACAACTCCACCGGGCAGGGCAACGTGTCGGTCAGCCTGGTGCCGCCCACCAAGATCGTGGAGTTCGACGTGGCCCAGCAGTCGGTCATCGACGCCAAAGACTCCAAATCCTTCAACTGCCGCGTGGAGTACGAGAAGGTGGACAGGGCCACCAAGAATACCCTCTGCAACTATGACCCCTCCAAAACCTGCTACCAGGAGCAGACTCAAAGCCACGTTTCCTGGCTCTGCTCCAAGCCTTTCAAAGTCATCTGTATTTACATTTCCTTTTATAGCACAGATTACAAACTCGTTCAGAAAGTCTGCCCCGATTACAACTACCACAGCGACACGCCCTACTTTCCCTCGGGTTGA